DNA sequence from the Pedobacter schmidteae genome:
CGGCCGCTCGGCCGATGACTATATAGATTGTACCACAGCCGGCGCCCTGCAGTTTTCTACCAACGAATTATCACCTGCAAATTCCGAATTACAGGCCGGGCTATGGCAATCTCCTTACAAGATCATTTACTATGCAAATTCGGTACTGGAGGGACTGGAGCATTCGGCAAACGTATCTGCGGCATTAAAAACACAATTGATGGCAGAAGCTAAGTTTGTGCGTGCTTTTTGCTATTTCTATCTAACCAACCTGTTTGGCATTGTGCCCTTAATTTTAGGCACGGATTACCGCCTGAACGCCGTTGCGCCCAGCACCAGGCAAAATGTGATTTATGAGCAAATGATCAAAGATCTGAAAGCAGCGAGAATTGAACTTTCCGAGGCTTATCCCACACCAGAAAGGGTTCGTCCTAATAAAGCGGTAGCAACAGCCTTGCTGGCCCGTGTTTATCTGTATCAGGAAGATTGGTTGAATGCAGAAGCCATGGCTACAGCAGTGATAGAAAAAGATAATGACTACAAAATTTTAGATGATCTGGACCAGGTTTTTCTGAAGAACAGCCTGGAAGCCATATTTCAAATGCCCCCTGTAACCAACAACATCAATACCCGGGAAGGACAGTTGTTTATCCTGAATACAGCTCCCGGAGCGGCTACTAATGTGATTCTGAACGACAAACTGGTTAAGGATTTTGAAGACGGAGATCGTCGCCTGGCCAAATGGGTTGGAAAGTTTAGCAATACATCAGGTAGCTGGCACTATCCCTTTAAATATAAGGTAAAAACGAATACCGTGGTAACTGAGTATTCGATGGTATTGCGGCTGGCAGAGCAGTATTTGATCAGGGCAGAAGCCAGAACAAAATTGGGCAAATATGAAGCAGCCCGCGATGACCTCAATGTGATCCGAAAGCGAGCAAATTTAGAGAACACTTCATTTGATACGGAACCAGAATTGCTGATGGCAATAGAGCG
Encoded proteins:
- a CDS encoding RagB/SusD family nutrient uptake outer membrane protein, which translates into the protein MKYIISRSIICAAMMLTLACKSFVEIEAPKDQIPSKKIYLNDELAIAAIRGIYSQMMSSISFASGGVGSVTVLAGRSADDYIDCTTAGALQFSTNELSPANSELQAGLWQSPYKIIYYANSVLEGLEHSANVSAALKTQLMAEAKFVRAFCYFYLTNLFGIVPLILGTDYRLNAVAPSTRQNVIYEQMIKDLKAARIELSEAYPTPERVRPNKAVATALLARVYLYQEDWLNAEAMATAVIEKDNDYKILDDLDQVFLKNSLEAIFQMPPVTNNINTREGQLFILNTAPGAATNVILNDKLVKDFEDGDRRLAKWVGKFSNTSGSWHYPFKYKVKTNTVVTEYSMVLRLAEQYLIRAEARTKLGKYEAARDDLNVIRKRANLENTSFDTEPELLMAIERERRMELFAEWGHRWLDLKRTKRADAVLAPLKTPNWQATDVLYPIPAAERAKNINLEQNNGY